A window of Haliscomenobacter hydrossis DSM 1100 contains these coding sequences:
- a CDS encoding glycosyltransferase family 2 protein, whose protein sequence is MKISIVTPAFNSAKTIRHTIESVARQTYPNVEYIVVDGGSRDATAAIVNRYSDVVDLFISEPDRGVYDAMNKGIRAATGDVIAILNSDDFYTHSHVLEQIVAAFQQSKADSIYGDLQYVDPENTHQVIRHWESGDYQRQSFLAGWMPPHPTFFVKREVYKRHGLFNLALKSSADYELMLRFLYKHEVSTAYVPDVLVRMRAGGLSNASWSNRWRANREDKLAWRINGLKPYFYTTILKPLRKLEQFFYRPDQRFTVSTKHIPTPFIQEKSSANIMPDRSIAE, encoded by the coding sequence ATGAAGATATCGATAGTTACTCCTGCGTTCAACAGCGCAAAGACGATTCGACACACCATTGAGAGTGTTGCCAGGCAAACCTACCCGAATGTTGAATACATTGTTGTAGATGGAGGTTCACGAGATGCTACCGCAGCAATTGTTAACAGGTATTCCGATGTTGTGGACCTGTTTATTTCTGAGCCCGATCGGGGCGTTTACGATGCGATGAACAAGGGCATCCGAGCCGCTACTGGCGACGTCATCGCGATTCTCAATTCTGACGATTTTTATACCCATTCCCATGTATTGGAACAAATCGTGGCGGCTTTTCAGCAGTCAAAAGCTGATTCCATTTATGGCGATTTGCAATACGTGGACCCGGAAAATACCCACCAGGTGATCCGCCACTGGGAGTCGGGAGATTATCAACGGCAGAGTTTTTTGGCCGGTTGGATGCCTCCACACCCCACTTTTTTCGTCAAAAGGGAAGTATACAAGCGGCACGGTTTGTTCAACCTGGCCCTAAAAAGTTCGGCAGACTACGAATTGATGTTGCGCTTTTTGTACAAACACGAGGTCAGTACTGCATACGTTCCTGATGTGCTGGTGCGCATGCGTGCTGGTGGTTTGAGCAATGCCAGTTGGAGCAATCGCTGGCGGGCCAATCGCGAGGATAAACTTGCCTGGCGAATTAATGGATTAAAACCTTACTTTTACACTACCATACTAAAACCGTTGCGCAAATTAGAGCAGTTTTTTTACCGCCCTGATCAGCGTTTTACCGTTTCTACCAAACATATACCAACACCTTTCATACAGGAGAAGTCCTCAGCGAACATTATGCCCGATAGGAGTATCGCTGAATAA